The Salinirubellus salinus genome segment TCCACTTCCCTTCGCTCACTTCGTTCGCTCCGGTCAGTGGACTCGCTGACCCTCGCGAACGCTCCGCGTTCGCTCAGTCCCAGCGAGTCCACACCGATTCGTACTTCTGCTCCGGTCAGTGGGGTCGCTGCACGCAGCAGGAGAGCTGGTGGACCGCCGCGTCCGGTCGCGTCGCGGTCGCCGAGCGTCCGACGGAGAGGTGGTGCAGAGCGCCCCCGAGTACCGACCGGGCGAGGGAGTCAGGTCGCACCCGGCGGCCGCAGCACGGTGACGCTGATGGCGTACACCGCACCGCAGTCACAGTGCAGGTCGGTCGAGCACCCCGACAGTTCCTCCGCGGTCGGGGGTTCGAGTTCGTGATCGGTCTCACAGGGACACTCCCAGTGCAGGCGCATGCCTGAGAAAATTCAGCCTCGATGATAAGTTTGGCGCTGGTCGCGACCGGCCGCGACGGTCACACCTCGTACGTGGCGATCTCGCCGGAGCCACAGACCGGACAGCCGACCGCGGTCGTCTCGACGTTCGTCCCGCAGTCCCGGCACTCCCGGAACGGGCGGGGGTCGTCGGCCGCGAGCACCCGTTTCAGCCGTCGGATCATACCCCACGAGAGCAGTGGCACCCACAAATAGCTCTCCGGACCGGGTCGAAAGTGAAAACCGGGTGACTGCGTGGGCCTCGGCGGGCGGCGTCTGCCGGACGTCAGACGTTCCGAGACCCGAACGGGTATTCCGGTGGCCGGCGACGGGAGAGTATGCTCGACGTAGGCGACGCGGCACCCGAGGTCAGCGCACAGAACCAGCACGGCGAGACCGTCACACCCGGCTTCGAGAAGCCGACGGTAGTGTACTTCTACCCCAAGGACTTCACCGGCGGGTGTACCATCGAGGCCAACGAGTTCGAGGACGCCCTGCCGGAGTTCCGCGACGCGGACATCGACGTGTACGGCGTCTCGATGGACGACGTGGAGACCCACGCCGACTTCGCCGAGGAGGAGGGGCTCTCGTTCGACCTGCTGGCCGACACGGACGGCGAGGTGGCCGCGGCGTTCGGGCTCGACACCAGCGAGGGGTACACCTCGCGGCTGACGTTCGTCCTGTACGGTGGCGAGGTGGTGGCGA includes the following:
- a CDS encoding peroxiredoxin, whose protein sequence is MLDVGDAAPEVSAQNQHGETVTPGFEKPTVVYFYPKDFTGGCTIEANEFEDALPEFRDADIDVYGVSMDDVETHADFAEEEGLSFDLLADTDGEVAAAFGLDTSEGYTSRLTFVLYGGEVVATYDPELADPSGHAREVLEETREAYV